TTTGGCCTTGCCTTCTCCCCTTCTCAGGGTAGTGCTTTGCCGTGCCTCGTCTCTGATCTTCTGCAAGTCTTCTATTTTTAATTTTGGCATATTCCTCTCCCATTATTTTTCATATTTCTTAACAATAGACATTACTTTGCTTTGTTTAACTTTTCCGTAAACATCGTTGCCGATCATCAGAACCGGTGCCAGACCACAGCAGCCAGGACAATTGATTTCTTTAAGCGTAAATGCGAGATCCTTGGTTGTACCGCCGGTGCTTATTCCCAATTCGTCGCCGATTTTTTCGACCAATCTTTTTGCCCCCCATACCTCACAGGCAGTCCCGGTGCATACGCTGATGGTATGTATTCCCCGCGGTTCGAGACTGAAAGACTTGAAAAAGGTGGCCACACTGAACACCCGGCTGAGAGGTACTTTCAGGCCATCCGCTACCTGGGTGAGGGCATCCTGCGGCAGATGTCGGTACTCTTCCTGCACATCCTGGAGGATAGCGATCAGCGTGCTCGGATCGCCGCTGTATTTCTTCATGATTTCTGAAATGTTGTGTTCACTCATGGTTCACCCTTGCTCTATCTAAGCAGATTGCAATTCTTTTAAATGCTTGTTAATGTTGCGTATTCCGGCAGTGAGTTCCTTCATACCGCCGGTGTCTCCGGGGAATAGCTCTTCTGAATCCACCTGGTATTCCCGCCCGTCTTTCTGGTGGCGATACTGGAAACGTATCTCCGGGTTGGCGACAATCAGGATTATGAGGGACTTCGCGATATCACCCAAGGGCTGGCGGTCAATGTGACTATGCTGGAAGGTGGCTTTCACGCGGGTGCCCTTTCCGGGCTCGGACTGGAGGGCTAAATCACCGCCCGCCGCGCGAGCCGCTTCCCGGAACAGGGATAGCCCCAATCCCACCTTCCGGACCGATTGGGTCGTGAAAAAGGGATCAAGTGCCTGTTTTATGGTAGCTTGATCCATGCCAGCACCGTCATCCCTGATTTCGATCTCCAACCGGTCCTCCGCCATATTTTCCTCGACTCGAATCTCAACTTCACGGGCTCCGGCGCGGATGGAATTCTCCACGATGTCGAGAATATGCAGGGAGAGATCCTCCATGGCTACTTTCCGTTACTCTTCATAACAGACCCCGCGCCCGTTTTCAGACTTCAGCGCCATTTTGAGCTCCGCGAAGGAGACTTCTTCAACCGAAAGCGGTGTGTGCCCTTTGCCGATATCTCTTAGCACATGGGCGTCGGATGACCTTAAGAAGGGGTAGTGTCCATACTGCTCGAAGGTGGCAGCAGCTTCTTTGAGGCTCATTCGCGATGACACTTCCAGGGCGTCCAGGCTCAGGTCAGCGGGGATAAATCCGAGCTGCCCGATGATGCCGAATCCTTCCCGGTCGATATGGGCGGCGACGGCCAGTCCGTTGTGGGAATGAATGGCCTCGACGATGTGCTCCAGGGACAGGTCAGTGGCCCCGATCAGTAGCCGGTTGTTAAACTCCGCTACGGTCCCGTCAGCCTCGACCACGACCTGCAGGCCGAAAGCCGCTTCGTCATTTTCGCCTTCTAGATGTTCATAAATCAGTGCTTGAATCCGGGCGGCATCACCAAGGTTGCCGAATAAACCGGCGATATGGACCTCTTCTTTGGAAGTGATCTCCATTCCTGGCAGCACAACCAAGCTGGTTGGATGGGCAGCTTCGATGACGGCGGCCAGGTTTTCGCCGGAATTGTGATCACAGATTGCGATCATATCAAGCCCCTTGCTGAGCGCTTCATCTACAATTCTCTTCGGCGACATTTCCAATTCGGCGCAGGGAGAAAGACAGGTATGAATATGAAGGTCGGCATGAATGACCCTCATTTTTCTCCTAGCAGTTTGTATAATTGGCCCGCCAGCTCGAAGGTTGATCCTTCAGTGGTGAATATGGGGATTTTCTCTTCGGAGGCTTTTTTAAGTGTCTCGCTCTCCGGCTGGCGTCCATTTACCAGGATAATTCCGGCAATACTTTTCATCGTAGCCACGGCAATTATATTGGGGTGGGTCTGGAGGGTAATCCATAGATCCCCCTCTTTGGCGTGAGCGAGCACATCGCTCAAAAGGTCGCTAGCGTAAGCACCGGTAATCTGCTTAGCTAGATTATCGACGGTTGTCATCGCTGTCAGGCCGAGCTGTTTGATGATAGTATCAAGTTCCATGGTATCCTGATCTATTGCAGGTTAACGGTGAACTTCAGATTTGTGCCGACGCTGAGCGTGGACTCCAGATACATATTGTCGGCACATCTTTTAATATTGCACAGACCCATGCCAGCGCCGAAG
This genomic window from Candidatus Neomarinimicrobiota bacterium contains:
- a CDS encoding NAD(P)H-dependent oxidoreductase subunit E — encoded protein: MSEHNISEIMKKYSGDPSTLIAILQDVQEEYRHLPQDALTQVADGLKVPLSRVFSVATFFKSFSLEPRGIHTISVCTGTACEVWGAKRLVEKIGDELGISTGGTTKDLAFTLKEINCPGCCGLAPVLMIGNDVYGKVKQSKVMSIVKKYEK
- a CDS encoding ATP-binding protein; protein product: MEDLSLHILDIVENSIRAGAREVEIRVEENMAEDRLEIEIRDDGAGMDQATIKQALDPFFTTQSVRKVGLGLSLFREAARAAGGDLALQSEPGKGTRVKATFQHSHIDRQPLGDIAKSLIILIVANPEIRFQYRHQKDGREYQVDSEELFPGDTGGMKELTAGIRNINKHLKELQSA
- a CDS encoding PHP domain-containing protein, yielding MRVIHADLHIHTCLSPCAELEMSPKRIVDEALSKGLDMIAICDHNSGENLAAVIEAAHPTSLVVLPGMEITSKEEVHIAGLFGNLGDAARIQALIYEHLEGENDEAAFGLQVVVEADGTVAEFNNRLLIGATDLSLEHIVEAIHSHNGLAVAAHIDREGFGIIGQLGFIPADLSLDALEVSSRMSLKEAAATFEQYGHYPFLRSSDAHVLRDIGKGHTPLSVEEVSFAELKMALKSENGRGVCYEE
- a CDS encoding DRTGG domain-containing protein encodes the protein MELDTIIKQLGLTAMTTVDNLAKQITGAYASDLLSDVLAHAKEGDLWITLQTHPNIIAVATMKSIAGIILVNGRQPESETLKKASEEKIPIFTTEGSTFELAGQLYKLLGEK